Proteins encoded in a region of the Methylobacterium radiotolerans JCM 2831 genome:
- a CDS encoding carbonic anhydrase, whose product MNNIIQGIASFQGSVFPGQRQMYQQLVRDGQHPSALIIACADSRVSPEHITQAGPGDLFVCRNAGNIVPPASDVVGGVSSAIEYAVVALGVRDIVVCGHSDCGAMKGLMNRDLLKRMPSVAAWLRHAEAAERIVCEAYPEGMDAQARHHALALENVVVQLANLRTHPSVAAALAKGSLRLHGWFFEIETGALLAYDGASGRFRPIAGADMPVAQDSSASSRLQAA is encoded by the coding sequence ATGAACAACATCATCCAGGGCATCGCCAGCTTCCAGGGCAGCGTCTTTCCCGGCCAGCGGCAGATGTACCAGCAGCTGGTGCGCGACGGGCAGCACCCGAGCGCGCTGATCATCGCCTGCGCGGATTCCCGGGTCTCGCCCGAGCACATCACCCAGGCGGGGCCCGGGGACCTGTTCGTCTGCCGCAACGCCGGCAACATCGTGCCCCCGGCCTCCGACGTGGTCGGCGGCGTCTCCTCGGCGATCGAGTACGCCGTGGTGGCCCTCGGCGTGCGCGACATCGTGGTCTGCGGCCACTCGGATTGCGGCGCCATGAAGGGGCTGATGAACCGGGACCTGCTCAAGCGGATGCCCAGCGTCGCCGCCTGGCTGCGCCACGCCGAGGCCGCCGAGCGGATCGTCTGCGAGGCCTATCCCGAGGGGATGGACGCGCAGGCCCGCCACCACGCCCTGGCCCTGGAGAACGTGGTGGTCCAGCTCGCCAACCTGCGCACCCATCCGAGCGTCGCCGCCGCCCTGGCCAAGGGTTCCCTGCGGCTGCACGGCTGGTTCTTCGAGATCGAGACCGGGGCCCTCCTGGCCTATGACGGCGCGAGCGGGCGCTTCCGGCCGATCGCCGGGGCCGACATGCCCGTGGCGCAGGATTCCTCCGCCAGCAGCCGCCTGCAGGCGGCCTGA
- a CDS encoding SulP family inorganic anion transporter, translated as MRPPGRLTTTLQSALAPGGAVRASLARDLPASVVVFLVALPLCMGIAIASGVPPERGLITGIVGGIVVGLLAGSPLQVSGPAAGLAVIVYGFVQAHGLDALGPVLVVAGLVQLAAGALRVGGWFRAISPAVVHGMLAGIGILIVLAQIHVLTDALPRASGLDNLVAIPAAFFNFVTGTGDRTGAVIVGGITIAAMIAWERLRPARLRLLPGALVGVLAGSLVAGLGDFAVKRVAVPEALFSGLALPAAESWARLAEAEILIMALVIAVIASAESLLSAAAVDRMHDGPRTQFDRELGAQGIGNLICGLVGALPMTGVIVRSSANVQAGAVSRAATVMHGTWILAFLLALPWLLALVPTASLAGILVVTGWRLASPAHALHLQARYGWLTAAIWLATMATVVAVDLLTGVLTGLALSLLQALPSLRKGRLRIEHAAAPEVPGVPELRLSGAATFLQLPSLTAALERTPAGGEVRLATDNLAAIDHTCLEMIGDWASRRSAGGSRIAVVGGSGVPHDRLAAAVAAPAH; from the coding sequence ATGCGCCCCCCCGGCCGCCTGACCACGACCCTGCAGAGCGCCCTCGCCCCGGGCGGCGCCGTCCGGGCGAGCCTCGCCCGGGACCTGCCCGCCTCCGTGGTGGTCTTCCTGGTGGCGCTGCCCCTGTGCATGGGCATCGCCATCGCGTCCGGCGTGCCGCCGGAGCGCGGCCTCATCACCGGCATCGTCGGCGGCATCGTGGTCGGCCTCCTCGCCGGCTCGCCGCTCCAGGTCAGCGGGCCCGCCGCCGGGCTCGCCGTGATCGTCTACGGGTTCGTGCAGGCGCACGGTCTCGACGCCCTGGGCCCCGTCCTGGTGGTGGCGGGCCTCGTCCAGCTCGCCGCCGGCGCCCTGCGGGTCGGCGGCTGGTTCCGGGCGATCTCGCCGGCCGTGGTGCACGGCATGCTGGCCGGCATCGGGATCCTGATCGTGCTGGCCCAGATCCACGTCCTGACCGACGCCCTCCCCCGGGCGAGCGGCCTCGACAATCTCGTGGCGATCCCGGCCGCATTCTTCAACTTCGTCACCGGCACGGGCGACCGCACCGGGGCCGTGATCGTCGGCGGGATCACCATCGCGGCGATGATCGCCTGGGAGCGGCTGCGCCCGGCGCGGCTCCGGCTCCTGCCCGGGGCGCTCGTCGGCGTGCTGGCGGGCAGCCTCGTGGCGGGGCTCGGGGATTTCGCCGTCAAGCGCGTGGCGGTGCCGGAGGCGCTGTTCTCCGGCCTCGCCCTGCCGGCTGCCGAGTCCTGGGCGCGCCTCGCCGAGGCCGAGATCCTGATCATGGCCCTGGTGATCGCGGTGATCGCCAGCGCCGAGAGCCTGCTCTCGGCGGCCGCCGTCGACCGGATGCACGACGGCCCCCGCACCCAGTTCGACCGGGAACTCGGCGCGCAGGGCATCGGCAACCTGATCTGCGGGCTCGTCGGCGCGCTGCCGATGACCGGGGTGATCGTGCGCTCCTCGGCCAACGTCCAGGCGGGCGCGGTGAGCCGCGCCGCCACGGTGATGCACGGGACCTGGATCCTGGCCTTCCTGCTCGCGCTGCCCTGGCTGCTGGCCCTGGTGCCGACCGCGAGCCTCGCCGGCATCCTGGTGGTCACCGGCTGGCGTCTGGCGAGCCCGGCCCACGCCCTGCACCTGCAGGCCCGCTACGGCTGGCTGACCGCGGCGATCTGGCTCGCCACGATGGCCACCGTGGTGGCGGTGGACCTGCTCACCGGGGTGCTGACCGGCCTCGCCCTGAGCCTGCTCCAGGCCCTGCCGAGCCTGCGCAAGGGACGGCTCCGGATCGAGCACGCGGCGGCCCCCGAAGTGCCGGGCGTGCCGGAGCTGCGCCTGTCGGGGGCGGCCACCTTCCTGCAGCTGCCGAGCCTCACGGCGGCCCTGGAGCGCACCCCGGCGGGCGGCGAGGTCCGCCTCGCCACCGACAACCTCGCGGCCATCGACCACACCTGCCTGGAGATGATCGGCGACTGGGCGAGCCGGCGCAGCGCCGGCGGCAGCCGGATCGCGGTGGTCGGCGGCTCGGGCGTCCCGCACGACCGGCTCGCCGCCGCGGTGGCGGCCCCGGCCCACTGA
- a CDS encoding replication protein RepA, whose protein sequence is MSIEEKIAGIHDPDLRAEIEAARGGFLFAQIVEHVLHRQRERDARAALLGEEESRRAGLSRDQRRRDAVRLVIENEPALPSSLQHIHSVLALCGLPYRDPGPVREFSRSYGRNSLNLIAGRIKDPETGAFEPQGLPYGPKARLVLLHLCTEAVRQRSPTVKVAETLSGFMREMGFAVTGGERGTIRQFKEQLNRLAACSMQIGLWDGRDSATTLNVPPFRSLELWRPRAGEGDDEAGRTVRFDPEFYETLIRHALPVDVRAARAFSGSARKLDLLFWTGYRLRSLQRPLRLTWANLHAQFGAENASIRSFRQAFKADLAHLREVFPRLPLVLDDGGLTLHPADPSTLLVPPRPAGKGIRKRAKE, encoded by the coding sequence ATGAGCATCGAGGAGAAGATCGCCGGGATCCATGACCCGGACCTGCGGGCCGAGATCGAGGCGGCGCGCGGCGGCTTCCTGTTCGCGCAGATCGTCGAGCACGTGCTGCACCGTCAGCGCGAGCGCGATGCCCGGGCCGCCCTCCTGGGGGAGGAGGAGAGCCGCCGGGCCGGGCTGTCGCGCGACCAGCGCCGCCGCGACGCGGTGCGCCTCGTGATCGAGAACGAGCCGGCCCTCCCGTCGAGCCTCCAGCACATCCACTCGGTCCTGGCTCTGTGCGGCCTGCCCTACCGCGATCCCGGGCCGGTGCGGGAATTCTCCCGCAGCTACGGCCGCAACTCGCTCAACCTGATCGCCGGCCGGATCAAGGACCCGGAGACCGGCGCCTTCGAGCCCCAGGGGCTGCCCTACGGCCCGAAGGCCCGGCTGGTCCTGCTCCACCTCTGCACCGAGGCCGTGCGCCAGCGCAGCCCCACCGTGAAGGTGGCCGAGACCCTGTCGGGCTTCATGCGCGAGATGGGCTTCGCGGTCACGGGGGGCGAGCGCGGCACCATCCGCCAGTTCAAGGAACAGCTGAACCGGCTGGCCGCCTGCTCCATGCAGATCGGCCTCTGGGACGGGCGCGACAGCGCCACCACCCTCAACGTCCCGCCGTTCCGCAGCCTGGAGCTGTGGCGCCCCCGCGCCGGGGAGGGGGACGACGAGGCCGGCCGCACGGTGCGCTTCGATCCCGAATTCTACGAGACCCTGATCCGGCACGCCCTGCCGGTGGACGTGCGGGCGGCCCGGGCCTTCTCGGGCTCGGCGCGCAAGCTCGACCTGCTGTTCTGGACCGGCTACCGCCTGCGGTCCCTGCAGCGGCCGCTCCGCCTGACCTGGGCGAACCTCCACGCGCAGTTCGGGGCCGAGAACGCCTCGATCCGCAGCTTCCGCCAGGCGTTCAAGGCCGATCTCGCGCACCTGCGCGAGGTGTTTCCGCGGCTGCCGCTGGTGCTCGACGACGGCGGCCTGACCCTGCACCCGGCCGATCCCAGCACGCTGCTCGTGCCGCCCCGCCCTGCGGGCAAGGGAATACGGAAGCGCGCGAAGGAATAG